A single genomic interval of Armigeres subalbatus isolate Guangzhou_Male chromosome 1, GZ_Asu_2, whole genome shotgun sequence harbors:
- the LOC134207155 gene encoding uncharacterized protein LOC134207155, producing MANTDHPKQVRPTKVQLAARKELTYKLPKFSGKPAQWPLFYAAYNASNDACGYMNHENLMRLQEALEGDALELVSGQLLLPASIPRVIEKLQRHYGRPEQLLQSLLDKVDRLEPPKPDNLRSFVPFGKTVEQLCGHLEAAGLQQHLVNPLLIKSLVAKLPDREKREWVHYRRGHGETTLRTLTDFLMDIVVDACEAKKGALYCHGEGSSPAANLNEERRLKPCQQCRATDHRLRRCTEFRKLRYAERLKLVNREKLCHVCLNEHKGQCKFNIRCNIGECRAFHNPLMHPVGNVVGLSAHIRTNCTVMFRIVPVQLHCGGKSATVLAFLDEGASVTLVEKRLADRLGAIGVRERLTIKWTGNVSRVEESRRMSLWASGTSPAAGDKLLLHTVHTVGKLMLPHQKLDHEELAAQYGHMRGLPIESYDGQPQLLIGANNTHSFAPLEAKVGTPMEPIAVHTNLGWTVYGPRQSTTVAAGNYLGYHQQITNDDLHELLKSHYALEESVVMIPQETEEEKRARKILERTTKRIGNRYETGLVWKTDDPRFPDSYPVALRRMRLDKCPKLIESISRHIKEYQQKGYTHLATAEKLAGTAADQEWYLPINVVQSPKKPQKIHLVLDAAATVQGVSLNYQMLTGPDMLVPLIKVLQGFRERRIAFGEDLKEMFHHLKIRAEDKQKQRFIFRNTPEDSSSIYVMDVTTFGSISSVWSNLWRIGMPKNDYFDSVDTVEEAVSLAQEVRLVHRKAGFEIRNWVSNSPEVLRSLGEKKPAAPVHFGCDKQTLKERVLGVIWDPRMDEFSFSTKSREDMMPYLYEEKRPTKRLIASCVMGFFDPLGLLSPFTIHGKIIIQHLWRSKCDWDEEIDTDSWDLWKRWTKLLPQVEEIRIPRCYLGGARYAEVDSLEVHIFTDASEHGYGCIAYLRAVILGEVHCSLVMSRAKVAPIKRQSIPRLELMGAVLGARMSQTVLGTRSYSISRTVFWTDSSTVCSWLKSDQHRYKQFVAFRVAEIQELTKVAD from the exons atggccaataccgaccaccctaagcAGGTCAGACCGACAAAGGTCCAGTTAGCAGCGAGAAAGGAGTTGACCTACAAACTTCCCAAATTCTCGGGCAAACCGGCACAGTGGCCATTGTTTTATGCAGCGTACAATGCCTCCAACGATGCCTGTGGTTACATGAACCACGAAAACCTGATGAGGTTACAGGAAGCACTCGAAGGGGATGCACTCGAGCTAGTGTCGGGGCAGCTACTTCTGCCGGCATCGATTCCGAGGGTCATCGAGAAGCTACAACGGCACTACGGCCGCCCAGAGCAGCTTCTACAAAGTCTGTTGGACAAGGTGGATCGTTTGGAGCCTCCGAAACCGGACAACCTCCGGAGTTTTGTTCCTTTCGGAAAGACGGTGGAACAACTTTGCGGGCACCTGGAGGCTGCGGGTCTACAGCAACACCTCGTCAATCCGCTGCTTATTAAGTCGCTGGTCGCCAAGCTTCCGGATCGTGAGAAGCGTGAATGGGTTCATTACCGGAGAGGCCACGGCGAAACCACGCTGCGAACGCTGACGGATTTCCTCATGGACATAGTGGTGGACGCCTGTGAAGCCAAGAAGGGTGCGCTGTACTGCCATGGCGAAGGCAGCAGTCCGGCGGCTAACTTGAACGAAGAAAGGAGGCTCAAACCGTGCCAACAATGCCGAGCCACCGATCATCGTCTGCGGCGCTGCACAGAGTTCAGGAAGCTGCGATATGCTGAGCGGCTGAAGTTGGTGAATCGGGAGAAGCTGTGCCACGTCTGTCTCAACGAGCACAAAGGGCAGTGCAAATTCAACATCCGCTGCAACATTGGCGAATGTAGGGCATTCCACAATCCACTGATGCATCCGGTGGGAAATGTGGTCGGGTTGAGTGCGCACATAAGGACAAACTGCACAGTCATGTTCCGGATTGTTCCAGTCCAGTTACACTGCGGAGGAAAGTCGGCGACGGTGTTGGCGTTCCTGGACGAAGGTGCTTCGGTCACGTTGGTGGAAAAAAGGCTCGCTGATCGCCTGGGCGCAATCGGAGTACGAGAGCGGCTGACCATCAAATGGACGGGAAATGTCTCGCGTGTGGAAGAGTCCCggagaatgagtttgtgggcgTCGGGTACAAGTCCAGCGGCCGGCGACAAATTGTTGCTGCATACGGTCCATACAGTTGGAAAGCTGATGTTGCCGCATCAAAAGCTGGACCATGAGGAACTTGCTGCGCAGTACGGCCACATGAGAGGATTGCCGATCGAGTCCTACGATGGACAGCCGCAGCTGCTAATCGGGGCGAACAATACTCATTCGTTCGCGCCACTGGAGGCAAAAGTAGGGACACCAATGGAGCCTATTGCTGTTCATACCAACCTCGGCTGGACGGTTTACGGACCCAGACAGTCCACTACGGTGGCGGCCGGCAACTACCTCGGGTACCATCAACAGATCACCAATGATGACCTGCATGAGCTTCTCAAAAGCCACTACGCGCTGGAGGAGTCGGTGGTGATGATACCGCAAGAAACGGAAGAGGAAAAACGTGCCCGGAAAATACTGGAACGCACCACTAAACGTATCGGCAATCGCTATGAGACCGGGTTGGTGTGGAAGACAGACGACCCACGGTTCCCGGACAGCTATCCAGTTGCCTTGCGGAGAATGCGGCTTGACAAGTGTCCAAAGCTGATAGAAAGCATCAGCAGACATATCAAGGAATACCAGCAGAAAGGGTACACACATCTCGCTACCGCTGAGAAATTAGCGGGCACTGCCGCCGACCAAGAGTGGTATCTCCCGATCAATGTCGTCCAAAGCCCAAAGAAGCCCCAGAAGATCCATCTCGTCTTGGATGCCGCAGCGACGGTGCAAGGAGTCTCTCTAAACTATCAGATGCTAACAGGACCGGACATGCTCGTACCGCTGATCAAGGTTCTCCAGGGTTTCCGCGAACGGCGGATTGCGTTCGGTGAAGATTTGAAGGAGATGTTCCACCACCTGAAGATACGCGCAGAGGACAAACAGAAGCAGCGGTTCATCTTCCGGAATACGCCGGAGGATTCCTCAAGCATTTACGTCATGGACGTGACGACATTTGGATCGATAAGCTCTGTTTGGTCCAATTTATGGAGAATTGGAATGCCGAAGA ATGACTACTTCGACAGTGTCGACACCGTAGAAGAGGCGGTTTCCCTAGCACAAGAGGTTAGATTAGTCCACCGAAAAGCAGGTTTTGAGATCCGGAATTGGGTGTCCAACTCGCCCGAAGTTCTACGAAGTCTTGGAGAGAAAAAACCGGCGGCGCCGGTGCATTTCGGCTGCGATAAACAGACGTTGAAGGAAAGAGTTCTGGGAGTGATCTGGGACCCGAGGATGGACGAATTCTCGTTCTCAACAAAGAGCCGGGAAGACATGATGCCGTACCTGTATGAGGAAAAACGTCCTACGAAACGACTCATCGCAAGCTGCGTGATGGGATTCTTCGATCCGCTCGGACTGTTGTCGCCGTTCACCATTCACGGCAAAATAATCATCCAGCATCTCTGGCGCTCCAAATGTGACTGGGACGAAGAAATCGACACAGATTCCTGGGATCTGTGGAAGCGGTGGACAAAACTGTTGCCGCAAGTAGAGGAGATCCGGATCCCCCGATGCTATCTCGGCGGTGCGAGGTACGCCGAAGTTGATTCGCTGGAAGTGCATATTTTCACCGATGCCAGCGAACACGGATACGGCTGCATCGCATATCTGCGAGCGGTAATCCTAGGAGAAGTCCATTGCAGTCTGGTAATGTCGCGGGCAAAAGTGGCACCGATAAAACGCCAGTCAATTCCCCGTCTGGAGCTCATGGGAGCTGTGCTAGGAGCCCGGATGAGCCAAACCGTGCTGGGCACTCGCTCCTACAGTATTAGCCGAACCGTTTTCTGGACCGATTCCAGCACAGTGTGCAGCTGGCTCAAATCCGACCAACACCGATACAAGCAATTCGTTGCTTTTCGGGTCGCAGAAATCCAAGAGCTGACGAAGGTGGCAGATTAG
- the LOC134206145 gene encoding transforming growth factor beta-1-induced transcript 1 protein gives MSTCFGCKEEIKDKMLEALDKSWHPEHFACKECKKRIVENKFHESEGLPVCSKCFESKFQAICAACRKMVTEKVVKAMGKTWHLEHFICGGPCKQQLSGQTFFERNGKPYCTTDYERLYAPKCGGCKKPISEKAISALEGKWHKECFKCKLCKEPIGVDSKFRSDKEKQPICEKCGI, from the exons TCGACCTGCTTTGGCTGCAAGGAGGAGATCAAGGACAAGATGCTGGAGGCCTTGGATAAGTCCTGGCATCCGGAACATTTTGCCTGCAAGGAGTGCAAAAAGCGCATCGTCGAAAACAAATTCCACGAAAGCGAAGGCCTTCCGGTATGCTCCAAGTGCTTTGAATCCAAGTTCCAGGCCATCTGCGCCGCCTGCCGGAAGATGGTAACCGAG AAAGTGGTAAAGGCGATGGGCAAAACCTGGCATCTGGAGCACTTCATCTGCGGTGGCCCCTGCAAGCAGCAGCTCTCCGGACAGACTTTCTTTGAGCGCAACGGCAAACCGTACTGCACGACCGATTACGAGCGGCTGTACGCTCCCAAGTGTGGCGGTTGTAAGAAACCCATCTCGGAGAAGGCCATTTCCGCCCTGGAAGGCAAGTGGCACAAGGAATGCTTCAAGTGCAAG CTCTGTAAGGAACCAATCGGCGTTGATTCCAAATTCCGCTCGGACAAGGAAAAGCAACCCATCTGCGAAAAGTGTGGAATCTGA